One window of the Triticum dicoccoides isolate Atlit2015 ecotype Zavitan chromosome 3B, WEW_v2.0, whole genome shotgun sequence genome contains the following:
- the LOC119277234 gene encoding probable indole-3-acetic acid-amido synthetase GH3.1 gives MPEAPSAQPAPASGYAPGAHSEALDFIEHVTANAGKVQQRVLAEILAQNATAEYLRRYGVSVSSSPLDAVDAFRRCVPLVTYEDLQPDILRIANGDTSPILSGKPISEFLTSSGTSGGERKLMPTIADELDRRSLLYSLLMPVMSQSLPGLDKGKAMYLLFVKAESRTPGGLAARPVLTSYYRSRQFLDRPHDPYTAYTSPNKAILCVDSYQSMYAQLLCGLVHRTDVLRVGAVFASGLLRAIRFLEKHWPRLCHDIRTGELDPEITDHAVRDAVGRLLHANPALASEIEAECSKPSWEGIIRRLWPRTKYIDVIVTGAMSQYIQTLEFYGGGLPLICTMYASSECYFGLNLNPMCKPGDVAYTLIPTMCHFEFLPVHCSNANAEPSHRDLVDLVDVKLGHDYELVVTTFSGLCRYRVGDVLRVAGFKNEAPMFSFVRRRNVALSIDSDKTDETELHTAVSSAVQHLAPFGASLVEYTSYADTAAIPGHYVLFWELREGSTAVPASVFEECCLSVEEALNSVYRQCRACDRSIGPLEIRVVSEGTFEKLMDYALSQGASINQYKAPRCVRPGPVVELLDARMQASYFSPKCPKWSPGNKQWNTSKELLSIGHA, from the exons ATGCCGGAAGCACCGAGCGCCCAGCCAGCTCCCGCCTCCGGCTACGCCCCCGGGGCGCACAGCGAGGCGCTTGACTTCATAGAGCACGTCACGGCGAACGCTGGGAAGGTGCAGCAGCGCGTCCTCGCCGAGATTCTGGCACAGAACGCGACGGCCGAGTACCTGCGCCGGTACGGCGTCTCCGTCAGCAGCAGCCCCCTCGATGCCGTAGACGCCTTCCGCCGCTGCGTCCCGCTCGTGACCTATGAGGACCTCCAGCCTGACATACTCCGCATCGCCAACGGTGACACCTCGCCGATCCTGTCCGGCAAGCCCATCTCTGAGTTCCTCACAAG CTCGGGCACTTCCGGAGGGGAGAGAAAGCTCATGCCGACCATCGCCGACGAGCTGGACAGGCGGTCACTGCTGTACAGTCTACTGATGCCGGTGATGAGCCAGTCGCTGCCCGGGCTGGACAAAGGCAAGGCGATGTACCTGCTCTTCGTGAAGGCCGAGTCGCGGACGCCGGGAGGGCTCGCCGCGCGGCCGGTGTTAACTAGCTACTACCGGAGCCGGCAGTTCCTCGACCGGCCGCACGACCCGTACACGGCGTACACGAGCCCCAACAAGGCCATTCTGTGCGTGGACTCCTACCAGAGCATGTACGCCCAGCTGCTCTGCGGCCTCGTGCACCGGACGGACGTGCTGCGCGTCGGCGCGGTGTTCGCGTCGGGCTTACTTCGCGCCATACGCTTCCTCGAGAAGCACTGGCCTCGCCTGTGCCACGACATCCGCACCGGCGAGCTCGACCCGGAGATCACCGACCACGCGGTGCGCGACGCCGTCGGGAGGTTGCTCCACGCCAACCCAGCCCTCGCCAGCGAGATCGAGGCCGAGTGTTCGAAGCCGTCGTGGGAGGGCATCATCCGACGCCTGTGGCCCCGCACCAAGTACATCGACGTGATCGTGACCGGCGCCATGTCGCAGTACATCCAGACCCTCGAGTTCTACGGCGGCGGACTGCCGCTCATCTGCACCATGTACGCTTCTTCGGAGTGCTATTTCGGCCTGAACCTCAACCCCATGTGTAAGCCCGGCGACGTCGCGTACACCCTCATCCCCACCATGTGCCACTTCGAGTTCCTCCCCGTCCATTGCAGCAACGCCAATGCCGAGCCGAGCCACCGCGACCTCGTCGATCTAGTTGATGTGAAGCTCGGTCACGACTACGAGCTCGTGGTAACCACCTTCTCAG GTTTGTGCCGGTATCGTGTGGGCGACGTACTGAGGGTAGCAGGGTTCAAGAACGAGGCGCCGATGTTCAGCTTCGTGCGACGGCGGAACGTGGCGCTGAGCATCGACTCGGACAAGACGGACGAGACGGAGCTGCACACGGCGGTGAGCAGCGCGGTGCAGCACTTGGCGCCGTTCGGCGCATCGCTGGTGGAGTACACCAGCTACGCCGATACAGCCGCCATCCCAGGCCACTACGTGCTGTTCTGGGAGCTGCGCGAGGGCAGCACGGCGGTGCCGGCCTCCGTGTTCGAGGAGTGCTGCCTGTCCGTGGAGGAGGCCCTCAACAGCGTGTACCGGCAGTGCCGCGCCTGCGACAGGTCCATCGGCCCCCTCGAGATCCGCGTGGTGTCGGAGGGCACCTTCGAGAAGCTCATGGACTACGCGCTCAGCCAGGGCGCGTCCATCAACCAGTACAAGGCGCCGCGGTGCGTGCGCCCCGGGCCGGTCGTCGAGCTTCTGGACGCGAGGATGCAGGCCAGCTACTTCAGCCCCAAGTGCCCAAAATGGAGCCCCGGAAACAAGCAATGgaacacctccaaggagctgctgagCATCGGACACGCCTAG